The Pseudomonadota bacterium genome has a segment encoding these proteins:
- the rpe gene encoding ribulose-phosphate 3-epimerase, giving the protein MRDIRIAPSILSADFSRLGEEVRAVEAAGADLIHFDVMDNHYVPNLTFGPIVCASIRPHTKLLIDVHLMVEPVDALATEFAKAGADLISFHPEATQHVDRTINLIRDSGCKVGLAFNPASPLHVLDWTLDKIDLVLIMSVNPGFGGQSFLEHSLEKIAEVRDLIDLSGCDVWLEVDGGIKVDNIASVAEAGADTFVAGSAIFGGVDYKDIIGQMKKQIS; this is encoded by the coding sequence ATGAGAGACATCCGCATAGCGCCGAGTATTTTGTCTGCCGACTTCTCACGACTCGGAGAAGAAGTGCGTGCGGTTGAGGCCGCAGGCGCTGACCTCATTCACTTTGACGTGATGGATAATCACTATGTACCTAATTTGACCTTTGGCCCTATTGTGTGTGCATCGATTAGACCGCACACAAAATTGCTTATTGATGTGCATTTAATGGTCGAGCCAGTAGATGCTTTGGCTACGGAGTTTGCCAAAGCGGGTGCTGACTTGATCAGTTTCCATCCGGAGGCGACACAACACGTGGATAGGACGATTAATCTGATCAGGGATTCTGGATGTAAGGTCGGATTGGCATTCAATCCCGCGAGCCCACTTCATGTGTTGGATTGGACGCTCGATAAGATCGATTTGGTCCTGATCATGTCTGTAAACCCGGGCTTTGGAGGCCAAAGTTTTCTTGAGCATTCTCTGGAAAAAATCGCTGAGGTCCGTGATTTGATAGATCTGTCTGGTTGCGATGTATGGCTTGAGGTCGATGGGGGGATCAAAGTCGATAACATCGCGTCAGTTGCTGAGGCGGGTGCGGACACCTTTGTGGCAGGTTCTGCTATTTTTGGTGGGGTCGACTATAAAGACATCATCGGTCAGATGAAAAAGCAGATCTCTTAA
- the apaG gene encoding Co2+/Mg2+ efflux protein ApaG yields the protein MSEKPKYEVTVTTESFFIPEQSNPEQSRYFFAYRIRIQNTGTIRAQLLSRHWVITDANEKVEQVRGEGVVGEFPNLSPGEYFEYTSAASIDTPVGLMEGSYKMRASDGIEFDAEIPQFTLSVPRVLH from the coding sequence ATGTCTGAAAAACCAAAATATGAAGTCACCGTAACTACGGAATCTTTTTTTATTCCCGAGCAATCTAACCCCGAACAGTCACGATACTTTTTTGCCTATCGCATTCGCATTCAAAATACGGGTACCATCCGAGCGCAATTACTTAGCCGCCACTGGGTGATCACTGATGCCAACGAGAAAGTAGAACAGGTTCGGGGCGAAGGGGTGGTGGGAGAATTTCCAAACCTAAGTCCAGGGGAATACTTCGAATACACGAGTGCCGCCTCGATTGATACGCCAGTTGGGCTGATGGAGGGTTCTTATAAAATGCGCGCCTCTGACGGCATTGAATTTGATGCCGAAATCCCACAATTTACGCTTAGCGTGCCAAGGGTATTACACTGA
- a CDS encoding MltA domain-containing protein — MNSTPATNLNIWTQVVLINILIACSSPPVKKDPAPPEQISTPPEQISTPTSKESRTSVPRDASIAIKPTLFSSFGLKSKTHLTLAGWKDLPGWLTDEISDGTSALLQSCTVLDKYAEWTLPCQQAQSLKHMSKVNQRQFYETHFVPFKVNNQDGASSGLVTGYYEPLLQGSVKRSRDYPYPAYGVPDDLVSVDVRQYPLFKEFRGVGRRSGTDLIPYFTREEIDKGLANLHGKEILWVKDKVELFFLQIQGSGRIQLDDGSIIRLGFAKSNGHPYRSIGKSLVSKGELKLSQASMQGIKLWGERNPDKIDTLLQENPSYVFFRKLPANLGGPIGSLGVPLTANRSIAVDDTYIPAGFPVYLATSWPNSSDPLNQLMFAQDRGGAIKGAVRADYFWGFGESAAINAGKMKQEGLMWVLIPKTFLAPENQE, encoded by the coding sequence ATGAATTCTACCCCAGCCACAAACCTAAATATTTGGACTCAGGTGGTCCTAATCAATATCCTAATCGCCTGCTCCTCGCCACCAGTTAAGAAAGATCCCGCGCCTCCCGAACAGATTTCCACGCCTCCCGAACAGATTTCCACGCCCACCAGCAAAGAATCAAGGACCTCCGTCCCGCGAGATGCTTCAATCGCGATCAAACCGACCTTATTCAGCTCATTTGGACTCAAATCTAAAACTCACTTGACCCTTGCCGGCTGGAAAGATTTGCCAGGATGGCTCACGGACGAGATTTCTGACGGTACATCGGCGCTTTTACAATCCTGCACTGTACTCGATAAATATGCTGAATGGACGCTCCCGTGCCAACAAGCGCAATCTTTGAAACACATGTCCAAAGTAAATCAACGACAATTCTACGAGACTCATTTTGTACCATTCAAAGTGAATAATCAGGATGGTGCTTCATCAGGACTCGTAACGGGGTACTACGAACCGCTCCTACAGGGGAGCGTAAAGCGCTCACGCGACTATCCCTATCCTGCTTACGGAGTACCCGATGACTTAGTCTCGGTTGATGTCAGGCAATACCCTTTATTCAAAGAATTTAGAGGTGTTGGCCGGAGATCTGGGACGGATTTAATACCTTACTTCACACGCGAAGAAATCGACAAAGGGTTAGCAAACCTTCACGGCAAAGAAATTCTGTGGGTCAAAGATAAAGTCGAATTATTTTTCTTGCAAATTCAAGGCTCTGGTCGCATTCAGCTGGACGATGGCAGCATCATTCGTCTCGGATTTGCGAAGTCTAATGGCCACCCATATCGATCTATCGGCAAATCATTGGTCTCCAAAGGCGAGCTCAAACTGAGTCAAGCATCGATGCAAGGCATCAAACTTTGGGGAGAACGCAATCCGGACAAGATAGACACGCTACTGCAGGAAAATCCGTCGTATGTGTTTTTCAGAAAGCTGCCAGCAAACCTTGGCGGGCCGATCGGATCGCTAGGCGTTCCACTCACGGCTAACCGCAGCATCGCGGTCGATGACACTTATATCCCAGCTGGCTTTCCCGTGTACTTAGCCACATCATGGCCAAATTCATCCGATCCCTTGAATCAGCTTATGTTCGCTCAGGACAGGGGTGGCGCTATCAAAGGTGCTGTTCGCGCGGACTACTTTTGGGGCTTTGGCGAATCGGCCGCGATCAATGCAGGAAAAATGAAGCAGGAGGGTTTGATGTGGGTACTCATACCCAAAACTTTCCTCGCGCCCGAGAACCAAGAATAA
- a CDS encoding DsbC family protein — translation MYKCLLLFLIVVMGSANANEATLEDKLRDRFPTASIDSISETKILGLYEIVISGSIYYVDEDFTYLFDGELTELSSMRNVTSERASEIERAELKKVAVPFHELPFEMAIKRVYGTGEREFAYFADPNCGYCRKFDKETLGNITDATLYLFLYPVITAQSIPISKSIWCSANASGAWDAFIFDGIVPGGQGDCNNPIDQIVEFGKKMSVRATPTLFFSDGSRASGALSLEQLEARLTPAK, via the coding sequence ATGTATAAGTGTTTACTGTTATTTTTGATTGTTGTGATGGGTAGCGCTAATGCGAATGAGGCGACTTTGGAGGATAAACTTCGAGACCGATTTCCAACAGCATCCATTGATTCAATTTCAGAGACGAAAATTTTGGGACTGTATGAGATTGTTATCAGTGGCTCCATATACTACGTCGATGAGGATTTTACGTATTTGTTTGACGGCGAGTTAACTGAACTGAGTTCGATGCGTAACGTGACTTCTGAGAGGGCCTCTGAAATTGAGAGGGCGGAGCTAAAAAAAGTTGCCGTCCCTTTCCATGAATTACCTTTCGAGATGGCGATTAAACGTGTTTATGGCACAGGCGAGAGAGAGTTCGCTTATTTTGCAGATCCCAACTGTGGGTACTGTCGTAAGTTTGATAAAGAAACTTTGGGGAACATAACGGATGCGACACTCTATCTTTTTCTTTATCCCGTGATCACTGCACAGTCGATCCCAATTTCCAAATCAATTTGGTGCTCTGCTAATGCCTCTGGGGCTTGGGATGCGTTCATATTTGATGGCATTGTTCCTGGGGGTCAAGGTGACTGTAACAACCCTATCGATCAGATCGTGGAATTTGGTAAAAAGATGTCGGTGAGAGCGACGCCAACACTTTTTTTCAGTGATGGCTCACGAGCAAGTGGTGCGCTGAGTTTGGAACAATTAGAGGCACGCCTGACACCTGCTAAATAG